Part of the Nitrosopumilus piranensis genome is shown below.
ACATGTTGAGGAAACAATACATAGCCAATCCTATATCCGCCTGCAGCGTGGGATTTGGATAATCCGTTCGTAACAAATGTGCCTTCTGGATAAATTTGCAACATGCTTACAAATTGACTAAAATCATAAGTAGTCATGGCATAAATCTCATCAGAAATTACAGTAATTTTTTGTTGTCGACACACATCAGCTATTTCTTCTAACTCTAGTTGTGAGTAAAATAATCCTGTAGGATTATTTGGATTGTTTAAGATCAAAATTTTTTGCCTATCATGCAATCTTAGTGCAAGATGTTTCAGTTTGTTTGGAGATATTTTTCCGTCTTTATTTACAGGTAACATGTGATAATTTTTTCTAAGAAATCTGATTTGTGGCAGATATCCCAACCAAGCAGGAGTAGGAAGAATTACGGTTCCATGTAAAAGTTCCAATAAATTAAAAATTAGTTCTTTAGTTCCAGGCCCGACAATAATTCGCTTAGGATCAACGTTAATGTGAAAATAATGTTTGTTGTATTTGGAAATTGCATTTTTTAATTCTGTAATTCCAGAGACAGGAGCATAAGTTCCTTTATCCGCATTTTTTACTAGTGCATCAACTACAGGTTTTGGAACAGGAAAAGGAGCTTGACCAAATGCAAATCCATAGTTTCCAAAATTACATTCAGGGTGAGAACAGTCTACACTAAACTCTTGCAAAAATGTGTTTAATTTGAGATTTTCAGGCATCTCAATATCTTCAACTTGTTGATCTATTACAAATCGATTAGAGTTAGGCGACGACATTTATTTCACTAATTAATATTAAAAGGAATAATTAAACTAGATGATATTGATTTTATCATAGCAATGCCAATCCAATTATGATAATTATGTTGCTAACATAATTAATGCAACATAC
Proteins encoded:
- a CDS encoding pyridoxal phosphate-dependent aminotransferase; translated protein: MSSPNSNRFVIDQQVEDIEMPENLKLNTFLQEFSVDCSHPECNFGNYGFAFGQAPFPVPKPVVDALVKNADKGTYAPVSGITELKNAISKYNKHYFHINVDPKRIIVGPGTKELIFNLLELLHGTVILPTPAWLGYLPQIRFLRKNYHMLPVNKDGKISPNKLKHLALRLHDRQKILILNNPNNPTGLFYSQLELEEIADVCRQQKITVISDEIYAMTTYDFSQFVSMLQIYPEGTFVTNGLSKSHAAGGYRIGYVLFPQHVVNFREQFKKILATEYTATSTPIQHAAIAGFENSVEMDDYFKVTRELHKIMGEYTYNRLNEIEGVVTTKPEATFYLLANFNYYADDFAANNIKTSQEFSIALLDHPYHTALVGGDSLVLERTDFSARIAFVDYDGNNAMKNWIAKKPSTASARLEFVHQNAPRIVKGLDMIERFLKDVKTKSIVKFTHKEKNSNAI